A single window of Pyxidicoccus xibeiensis DNA harbors:
- the radC gene encoding RadC family protein: protein MEQAAGGVWGGGESTGAGSVRARGAGGVEESRERLFRLGAAALTDPELLHVVWGPGQRAPGALELAGSLLSRSGGLKALVQEEPLALSLLPGVGPVKAAQVLAALELGRRAQRSVERRPRLRTPKEIHAYLAPGLGGLRREVFHVLCFNARNVLVHDARVAEGTMNACPVDPREVFAAALTARATAIVLAHNHPSGDPEPSVQDMGLTRHLVSGGQLLNIKVLDHVVVGDGSYVSMVERGLLPDGERETRRGWTAAGGG from the coding sequence ATGGAGCAGGCGGCGGGAGGAGTGTGGGGGGGCGGGGAATCCACTGGCGCGGGGTCGGTGAGGGCGCGTGGGGCTGGGGGCGTGGAGGAGTCGCGCGAGCGGCTCTTCCGGTTGGGGGCGGCGGCCCTCACCGACCCGGAGCTGTTGCACGTCGTATGGGGCCCGGGGCAGCGCGCGCCCGGGGCCCTGGAGCTGGCGGGCTCGCTGCTGTCGCGCAGCGGCGGCCTGAAGGCGCTGGTGCAGGAGGAGCCCCTGGCGCTCAGCCTGCTGCCCGGGGTGGGGCCGGTGAAGGCCGCGCAGGTGCTGGCGGCGCTGGAGCTGGGCCGGCGGGCGCAGCGCTCGGTGGAGCGGCGGCCCCGGCTGCGCACCCCGAAGGAGATTCACGCGTACCTGGCGCCCGGGCTGGGTGGACTGCGGCGCGAGGTGTTCCACGTGCTGTGCTTCAACGCGCGCAACGTGCTGGTGCATGACGCGCGCGTGGCGGAGGGCACCATGAATGCGTGCCCGGTGGACCCGCGGGAAGTCTTCGCCGCGGCGCTCACCGCTCGCGCCACGGCCATCGTCCTCGCGCACAACCACCCTTCGGGAGACCCGGAGCCCAGCGTGCAGGACATGGGGCTGACGCGGCACCTCGTGTCCGGGGGGCAGCTGCTCAACATCAAGGTGCTGGACCACGTGGTGGTGGGAGACGGCAGCTACGTGTCCATGGTGGAGCGCGGGCTGTTGCCGGATGGCGAGCGGGAAACGAGGCGCGGGTGGACCGCGGCTGGAGGGGGCTGA
- a CDS encoding trans-sulfuration enzyme family protein has protein sequence MSTKQKTVAVHAGTRLTGSKAVPVSPPIYPSAVNWFDSSDDLDGALDGKDYAYARISAPNTTLLEEAVAALEGAEACVAYASGMAALRSVFEAQGFKQGDSLVMPADGYGVTRLLYKNLCATLGVTLHALMMTDARTPERIRELRPRLVLAESISNPLLRVPDLRALAKASHDVGAVFVVDGTFPSPAGQRSLEFGADYAVQSTSKWLNGHSDALGGTVSGSNARVAPLRSARILAGDVLGPFEAWLTLRGLRTLPVRMKAHGEHAAHVARRLAESPLLERVIYPGLPSHPDHAVARELLLGGGPMVAFEIKGAGRPEGMRFLEGLRICKPGPSLGDVGTLVMHAASASARRMTPEERAAAGIQESLIRVSVGLEDPDDLVEDLLGAVAKVVRK, from the coding sequence ATGAGCACGAAGCAGAAGACGGTGGCGGTGCATGCCGGAACACGGCTGACCGGCAGCAAGGCGGTGCCCGTCTCCCCGCCCATCTACCCGTCGGCGGTGAACTGGTTCGACAGCAGCGATGACCTGGACGGCGCGCTGGACGGAAAGGACTACGCCTACGCCCGCATCAGCGCTCCCAACACCACGCTGCTGGAGGAGGCGGTGGCCGCGCTGGAGGGCGCCGAGGCGTGCGTGGCGTACGCCAGCGGCATGGCCGCCCTCCGCTCCGTCTTCGAGGCGCAGGGCTTCAAGCAGGGCGACTCGCTGGTGATGCCGGCGGACGGGTACGGCGTCACGCGCCTGCTCTACAAGAACCTGTGCGCCACGCTGGGCGTGACGCTGCACGCCCTGATGATGACGGATGCCCGCACGCCCGAGCGCATCCGCGAGCTGCGGCCGCGCCTGGTGCTGGCCGAGAGCATCTCCAACCCGCTCCTGCGCGTGCCGGACCTGCGCGCGCTGGCGAAGGCGAGCCACGACGTGGGCGCCGTCTTCGTGGTGGATGGGACGTTCCCTTCGCCCGCGGGCCAGCGCTCGCTGGAGTTCGGCGCGGACTACGCGGTGCAGTCCACCAGCAAGTGGCTCAACGGCCACAGCGACGCGCTGGGCGGCACGGTGAGCGGCTCGAATGCGCGGGTGGCGCCGCTGCGCTCCGCGCGCATCCTCGCCGGGGACGTGCTGGGTCCGTTTGAAGCGTGGCTCACGCTGCGCGGGCTGCGCACCCTGCCGGTGCGGATGAAGGCCCATGGCGAGCACGCAGCGCACGTGGCCCGGCGGCTGGCGGAGTCGCCGCTGCTCGAGCGGGTCATCTACCCGGGCCTGCCCTCGCACCCGGACCATGCCGTGGCGCGCGAGCTGCTGCTGGGCGGCGGCCCCATGGTGGCCTTCGAAATCAAGGGCGCCGGGCGGCCGGAGGGCATGCGCTTCCTGGAGGGCCTGCGCATCTGCAAGCCGGGCCCGTCGCTGGGAGACGTGGGCACGCTGGTGATGCACGCGGCCAGCGCCAGCGCGCGGCGGATGACGCCCGAGGAGCGCGCCGCCGCCGGCATCCAGGAGAGCCTCATCCGCGTGTCCGTCGGACTGGAGGACCCGGACGACCTGGTGGAGGACCTGCTCGGCGCGGTGGCGAAGGTGGTGCGCAAGTGA
- a CDS encoding Crp/Fnr family transcriptional regulator: MDAAVLKKVALFEGLTQGQLAKVAQIGHSRDYPAGAFLFREGEAGQEMFVIESGKVRISKTVPGIGEEALAILETGQYFGEMAVIEDSPRSADAIAHIGCTVWVIERSKLDQLMFTDKDLAYVLLWTFVRTLSERLRETNDKIKSFFAISRF, encoded by the coding sequence ATGGATGCCGCTGTCCTCAAGAAGGTTGCGCTGTTCGAGGGTTTGACCCAGGGCCAGCTCGCCAAGGTGGCGCAAATCGGCCACTCCCGGGACTACCCGGCGGGCGCCTTCCTCTTTCGTGAGGGAGAGGCCGGCCAGGAGATGTTCGTAATCGAGTCGGGCAAGGTCCGCATCTCCAAGACGGTGCCCGGCATCGGCGAGGAGGCTCTCGCCATCCTCGAGACAGGGCAATATTTCGGCGAGATGGCGGTCATCGAGGACTCGCCGCGCTCCGCGGACGCCATCGCCCACATCGGCTGCACCGTCTGGGTCATCGAGCGCTCCAAGCTGGACCAGCTCATGTTCACCGACAAGGACCTGGCGTACGTGCTGCTCTGGACGTTCGTCCGGACGCTGAGTGAGCGGCTCCGCGAGACGAACGACAAGATAAAGTCCTTCTTCGCCATCTCCCGCTTCTGA
- a CDS encoding NUDIX hydrolase, with product MSQTVKPWLRLRRGLEHDYRVIKVREDRWADPRTQHEHSRVLVDCTDWVNVIAVTPDDQLVLVRQFRCGTGTTTLEVPGGMVEPGEDPAVAAARELEEETGYVAGRVVPLGTVHPNPALQANQCFSYLALDCVKQHTGKQDEGEDIAVELHPRADVPRLILEGHITHSLVVVAFFLERLRADATGPR from the coding sequence GTGTCCCAGACGGTGAAGCCCTGGCTGCGACTGCGCCGCGGGCTGGAGCATGACTACCGCGTCATCAAGGTGCGCGAGGACCGGTGGGCGGACCCGCGCACCCAGCACGAGCACTCGCGCGTGCTCGTGGACTGCACGGACTGGGTGAACGTCATCGCGGTGACGCCGGACGACCAGCTCGTCCTGGTGCGGCAGTTCCGCTGCGGCACCGGGACGACCACCCTGGAGGTTCCGGGCGGCATGGTGGAGCCGGGCGAGGACCCGGCGGTGGCCGCCGCGCGCGAGCTGGAGGAGGAGACGGGCTACGTGGCCGGGCGGGTGGTGCCGCTCGGCACGGTGCACCCCAACCCCGCGCTCCAGGCCAACCAGTGCTTCAGCTACCTGGCGCTGGACTGCGTGAAGCAGCACACGGGCAAGCAGGACGAGGGCGAGGACATCGCCGTGGAGCTGCACCCGCGCGCGGACGTGCCCCGGCTCATCCTGGAGGGCCACATCACCCACTCGCTCGTGGTGGTGGCCTTCTTCCTGGAGCGGCTGCGCGCGGACGCCACCGGCCCCCGGTAG
- a CDS encoding SirB1 family protein, with the protein MARERLVSALAAEPPRLDLAALAIATLDHPTLDAPGCLHMLDVLACRVQVETERLKEKGEALAPLRALRHVLADIEGFRGNEDDYHSPENSFLDQVLERKVGLPITLSVVYLEVARRAGIALYGVPFPGHFLVAHDAGDHKLVMDPFHQGDILTEHGCEELLKRVAPQLKFDRAMLAPAPVELITYRMLSNLRRVYLGREDCERGLAVVDLLLLLAPDHPGELRTRAALLANLGAYRAALKDVERCLELSPEAPDRDRLELTARELRERASLLN; encoded by the coding sequence CTGGCCCGCGAGCGCCTGGTGTCCGCGCTCGCGGCGGAGCCGCCCCGGTTGGACCTGGCAGCCCTCGCCATCGCCACGCTGGACCATCCCACGCTGGACGCTCCCGGCTGCCTCCACATGCTGGACGTGCTGGCGTGCCGGGTCCAGGTGGAGACCGAGCGCCTCAAGGAGAAGGGCGAGGCACTCGCTCCCCTGCGTGCCCTGCGCCATGTGCTGGCGGACATCGAGGGCTTCCGCGGCAACGAGGACGACTACCACTCGCCGGAGAACAGCTTCCTGGACCAGGTCCTGGAGCGGAAGGTGGGCCTGCCGATAACGCTGTCCGTCGTCTACCTGGAGGTGGCGCGGCGCGCGGGCATCGCCCTGTACGGCGTGCCCTTCCCCGGCCACTTCCTGGTGGCGCACGACGCGGGGGACCACAAGCTGGTGATGGACCCGTTCCACCAGGGCGACATCCTCACCGAGCACGGCTGCGAGGAGCTGCTCAAGCGCGTGGCGCCCCAGCTCAAGTTCGACCGGGCCATGCTGGCCCCGGCGCCGGTGGAGCTGATTACCTACCGCATGCTGTCCAACCTGCGGCGCGTGTACCTGGGCCGCGAGGACTGCGAGCGCGGGCTGGCCGTGGTGGACCTGCTGCTCCTGCTGGCGCCGGACCACCCGGGAGAGCTGCGCACGCGCGCGGCGCTGCTGGCCAACCTGGGGGCGTACCGCGCGGCGCTCAAGGACGTGGAGCGCTGCCTCGAGCTGTCCCCCGAGGCGCCGGACCGGGACAGGCTGGAGCTGACGGCCCGCGAGCTGCGCGAGCGCGCGTCGCTGCTCAACTGA
- a CDS encoding DUF3006 domain-containing protein, with amino-acid sequence MVGAVGLWGPVHVELLEEERAQVVRLDTGQACTVERARLPVGVREGDVVVDGRLEPERTARRLQEVARKRALLAVPVPPGLDL; translated from the coding sequence ATGGTGGGCGCGGTGGGGCTGTGGGGCCCGGTGCACGTGGAGCTGCTGGAGGAGGAGCGGGCGCAGGTGGTGCGGCTGGACACCGGGCAGGCGTGCACGGTGGAGCGCGCGCGGCTGCCGGTGGGAGTGCGTGAGGGGGACGTGGTGGTTGACGGCCGGCTGGAGCCGGAGCGGACGGCACGGCGCCTCCAGGAAGTGGCACGGAAGCGGGCGCTGCTGGCTGTTCCCGTCCCGCCGGGGCTCGACCTGTGA
- a CDS encoding DUF2378 family protein, translating to MEALGEKVRAAPAPKQRIVFEHTVEWLLQPSLRLRLSPAACAALKDVGLDVTERLLPAYSFDTWQRTLAIVVADLYPAVPTTDAYRLLGRMLVRGVERTAMGRAMVSLGRLLGPLRAMRRIDETFRSADNYVESRFTEHTATHCELWINEVMDQPGYYQGILESCLDLAGARDARVEVLSREGTGATFSLSWR from the coding sequence ATGGAGGCGTTGGGCGAGAAGGTCCGGGCCGCGCCCGCGCCGAAGCAGCGCATCGTCTTCGAGCACACCGTGGAGTGGCTCCTCCAGCCGTCGCTGCGCCTGCGCCTGTCACCGGCCGCCTGTGCCGCGCTGAAGGACGTGGGGCTGGACGTGACGGAGCGGCTGCTCCCGGCCTACTCCTTCGACACGTGGCAGCGCACCCTGGCCATCGTCGTGGCGGACCTGTACCCCGCCGTGCCGACGACGGACGCGTACCGGCTGCTGGGCCGCATGCTGGTGCGGGGCGTGGAGCGCACGGCGATGGGGCGCGCCATGGTGAGCCTGGGCCGCCTGCTCGGACCGCTGCGCGCCATGCGCAGAATCGACGAGACGTTCCGCAGCGCGGACAACTACGTGGAGTCGCGCTTCACGGAGCACACCGCCACGCACTGCGAGCTGTGGATAAACGAGGTGATGGACCAGCCCGGGTACTACCAGGGCATCCTCGAGTCCTGCCTCGACCTGGCCGGAGCCCGCGACGCTCGCGTGGAGGTGCTGTCCCGAGAGGGGACGGGGGCCACCTTCTCGCTGTCCTGGCGCTAG
- a CDS encoding DUF2795 domain-containing protein yields MAYGIAEDPGLSITSHLDSVDYPAEREQIVQAAEDNGAPVDIINVLKSLPETEYASREHVMRDLAEAARRFGAPWLKDDDGAVRDRRNIGRDAVENAPNGHTRHP; encoded by the coding sequence ATGGCTTACGGCATCGCGGAGGACCCGGGGCTCTCCATCACCTCGCACCTCGACTCGGTGGACTACCCGGCGGAGCGAGAGCAGATCGTGCAGGCGGCGGAGGACAATGGCGCTCCCGTGGACATCATCAACGTCCTCAAGTCGCTGCCTGAGACGGAGTACGCATCACGCGAGCATGTGATGCGGGACCTGGCGGAGGCGGCGCGGCGGTTCGGCGCTCCGTGGCTCAAGGACGATGACGGGGCAGTGCGAGACCGGCGAAACATCGGGCGTGACGCGGTGGAGAACGCGCCCAACGGGCACACCCGGCACCCGTGA
- a CDS encoding RecQ family ATP-dependent DNA helicase yields MVNMRAMPVDLPYFEEAQQGLVRHFRLTEFRPGQAEVISSVMSGRNTVVVMPTGAGKSLCYQLPATLLPGLTLVVSPLIALMKDQVEALTARGIPATFINSSLSDLERAERMRRLRAGEYKLLYVAPERFRSQSFLQTVSELGVDLLAVDEAHCISQWGHDFRPDYALLGQVRKRLRPPRTVALTATATPEVREDIIRVLLMKDPAKFAMGFDRPNLYLGKQEVGGDSDRHEACARLAALGGSGIIYCSTRRAAEGIFSELHGRGLKAVLYHAGMEEDARRRAQDTFMAGKDAVVVATNAFGMGIDKPDIRFVAHANIPRAVEAYYQEIGRAGRDGGDARAVLLFNHSDVYTQERLIQSSHPSEAVFGDMWNVLQSVEEFERGVYALAGTVNASEFEVSAALRILEREGKIERGGRGEGEHGITLTEKALAAHPHAADAQRLLKSLLETFPVGRQATTELPILARRTGLSVDEVRHALGLLEKSGAARVRRPFSGRSIRALERVPFRELGLDLSRVREQERQNLQLLRRMTEYAYTDREKRCRRSAILRYFGQQDAGASCGNCDVCAPEKLPPLLAGAPAASRPRAASMGAPPVTSYSELASTELRRWRKDLAKDLGVAPFIIFNDATLLGLSAALPVDRDGFLSVKGTGESRWERFGPKVVEICLMARAAGHEPQAVAATPPRVRKARVRRIA; encoded by the coding sequence ATGGTGAACATGCGCGCGATGCCGGTGGACCTGCCCTACTTCGAGGAAGCCCAGCAGGGACTGGTCCGCCACTTCCGCCTCACCGAGTTCCGTCCGGGGCAGGCCGAGGTCATCTCCTCGGTGATGAGCGGGCGCAACACGGTGGTGGTGATGCCCACCGGCGCGGGCAAGAGCCTGTGCTACCAGCTGCCCGCCACGCTGCTGCCGGGGCTGACGCTGGTGGTGTCACCGCTGATTGCGCTGATGAAGGACCAGGTGGAGGCGCTCACCGCGCGCGGCATTCCGGCCACCTTCATCAACTCGTCGCTGTCGGACCTGGAGCGGGCGGAGCGGATGCGCCGGCTGCGCGCGGGGGAGTACAAGCTGCTGTACGTGGCGCCCGAGCGCTTCCGCAGCCAGAGCTTCCTGCAGACGGTGTCCGAGCTGGGCGTGGACCTGCTCGCCGTGGACGAGGCGCACTGCATCTCCCAGTGGGGCCACGACTTCCGGCCGGACTACGCGCTGCTGGGCCAGGTGCGCAAGCGGCTGCGCCCGCCGCGCACCGTGGCGCTCACCGCCACGGCCACGCCCGAGGTGCGCGAGGACATCATCCGCGTGCTGCTGATGAAGGACCCGGCGAAGTTCGCCATGGGGTTCGACAGGCCCAACCTCTACCTGGGCAAGCAGGAGGTGGGCGGGGACTCGGACCGGCACGAGGCGTGCGCGCGGCTGGCGGCGCTGGGCGGCAGCGGCATCATCTACTGCTCCACGCGGCGGGCGGCGGAGGGCATCTTCTCCGAGCTGCACGGCCGGGGGCTGAAGGCGGTGCTGTACCACGCGGGCATGGAGGAGGACGCGCGCCGCCGGGCCCAGGATACGTTCATGGCCGGGAAGGATGCGGTGGTGGTGGCCACCAATGCCTTCGGCATGGGCATCGACAAGCCGGACATCCGCTTCGTGGCCCACGCCAACATCCCCCGCGCGGTGGAGGCGTACTACCAGGAGATTGGCCGCGCGGGCCGGGACGGCGGCGACGCGCGGGCGGTGCTGCTGTTCAACCACTCGGACGTGTACACGCAGGAGCGCCTCATCCAGAGCAGCCACCCCTCGGAGGCCGTCTTCGGGGACATGTGGAACGTGCTCCAGTCGGTGGAGGAGTTCGAGCGGGGCGTGTACGCGCTGGCCGGCACGGTGAATGCCAGCGAGTTCGAGGTCTCCGCGGCGCTGCGCATCCTGGAGCGCGAGGGAAAAATCGAGCGCGGCGGCCGGGGCGAGGGCGAGCACGGAATCACCCTGACGGAGAAGGCGCTCGCGGCGCACCCGCATGCGGCGGACGCCCAGCGGCTCCTGAAGTCCCTGCTGGAGACGTTCCCCGTGGGGCGGCAGGCCACCACGGAGCTGCCGATCCTGGCCCGGCGCACGGGGCTGTCGGTGGACGAGGTGCGGCACGCGCTGGGCCTGCTGGAGAAGTCCGGCGCGGCGCGGGTGCGGCGGCCCTTCTCCGGGCGCTCCATCCGCGCGCTGGAGCGGGTGCCCTTCCGGGAGCTGGGGCTGGACTTGAGCCGCGTGCGCGAGCAGGAGCGGCAGAACCTGCAGCTGCTGCGGCGGATGACGGAGTACGCGTACACGGACCGGGAGAAGCGGTGCCGGCGCTCGGCGATTCTGCGGTACTTCGGGCAGCAGGACGCGGGGGCCTCGTGCGGCAACTGCGACGTGTGCGCGCCGGAGAAGCTGCCGCCGCTGCTGGCCGGGGCGCCCGCCGCGTCGCGCCCGCGCGCCGCTTCCATGGGGGCCCCGCCGGTGACGAGCTACAGCGAGCTGGCCTCCACGGAGCTGCGCCGGTGGCGCAAGGACCTGGCGAAGGACCTGGGCGTCGCGCCCTTCATCATCTTCAACGACGCCACGCTGCTGGGGCTGTCCGCGGCGCTGCCCGTCGACCGGGACGGCTTTCTCTCCGTGAAGGGGACGGGAGAGAGCCGCTGGGAGCGCTTCGGGCCCAAGGTGGTGGAGATCTGCCTCATGGCGCGCGCCGCCGGCCATGAGCCGCAGGCCGTGGCCGCGACGCCGCCCCGGGTGAGGAAGGCCCGCGTCCGGCGCATCGCCTGA
- a CDS encoding YiiX/YebB-like N1pC/P60 family cysteine hydrolase, with product MSAAPLLLAWLTLASTPTVPPASPTSASAPAPLKSVYALDDDAFVAQAQRDLAQLERYAQGLRGLQETVKKSRGVYLQKQSEPYTPDQKHLLLTTWAAFFDYFVSTEVIRQRYWDFVKVPSLTQPKKHAWGFLLTHGALTTELAHGLTYAELAGGRKQLEVLLDEPAPEYGLPARAFARFKEKVIHVSTSTQLMTGDGYKEQLRPLLVKASALDAPRVPWVLNEMKENSKVAKGLLVKRGATLFAKAAADLTVDGAQRAFFPVQRSVAEWMGDTRVHRIGQPLIAREQVLAVLKRMEPGDIMVARQNWYLSNVGLPGFWPHAELFVGTPEELAAYFDSDAAVKAWVSTLPGGPASFSQHLARAFPAKWAEYTSRDSHGDPIRIIESISEGVSFTGLEHGMRVDYLGVMRPRVSRLEKAQAVLRAFTFQGRPYDFNFDFFSDQSLVCTELVWKSYAPSQEMKGLRVPLVDVAGRRTLPANELVRLFDAEYGRPDRQLDFVAFLDGREAEGAAMEADASAFRYSYRRAKWDIAQE from the coding sequence ATGTCCGCTGCTCCCCTGTTGCTCGCCTGGCTCACGCTCGCCAGCACGCCCACCGTGCCGCCAGCCAGCCCCACGTCCGCTTCCGCGCCCGCGCCCCTCAAGAGCGTCTACGCGCTGGACGATGACGCCTTCGTTGCCCAGGCCCAGCGGGACCTGGCGCAGCTGGAGCGCTATGCCCAGGGCCTGCGAGGCCTCCAGGAGACGGTGAAGAAGTCGCGCGGCGTCTACCTGCAGAAGCAGAGCGAGCCGTACACGCCGGACCAGAAGCACCTGCTGCTCACCACGTGGGCGGCCTTCTTCGACTACTTCGTCTCCACCGAGGTCATCCGCCAGCGGTACTGGGACTTCGTGAAGGTGCCCTCCCTCACCCAGCCGAAGAAGCACGCCTGGGGCTTCCTCCTCACCCACGGCGCGCTCACCACGGAGCTGGCCCACGGGCTGACCTACGCGGAGCTCGCCGGAGGCCGCAAGCAGCTGGAAGTCCTGCTGGACGAGCCCGCCCCCGAGTACGGCCTGCCCGCGCGCGCCTTCGCCCGCTTCAAGGAGAAGGTCATCCACGTCTCCACCTCCACCCAGCTGATGACGGGGGATGGCTACAAGGAGCAGCTGCGCCCCCTGCTGGTGAAGGCCAGCGCGCTGGACGCGCCCCGCGTGCCCTGGGTGCTCAACGAGATGAAGGAGAACAGCAAGGTGGCGAAGGGGCTGCTCGTCAAGCGCGGTGCCACCCTCTTCGCCAAGGCGGCGGCGGACCTCACCGTGGACGGCGCGCAGCGCGCCTTCTTCCCCGTGCAGCGCTCCGTGGCCGAGTGGATGGGTGACACCCGCGTGCACCGCATCGGCCAGCCGCTCATCGCCCGCGAGCAGGTGCTCGCCGTCCTCAAGCGCATGGAGCCCGGCGACATCATGGTGGCCCGCCAGAACTGGTACCTCTCCAATGTCGGCCTGCCGGGCTTCTGGCCGCACGCGGAGCTGTTCGTGGGAACTCCCGAGGAGCTCGCGGCCTACTTCGACTCGGACGCCGCCGTGAAGGCCTGGGTCTCCACCCTGCCCGGCGGCCCCGCGTCGTTCAGCCAGCACCTGGCCCGCGCCTTCCCCGCCAAGTGGGCCGAGTACACCAGCAGGGACTCGCACGGGGACCCCATCCGCATCATCGAGTCCATCAGCGAGGGCGTGTCCTTCACCGGCCTGGAGCACGGCATGCGCGTGGACTACCTGGGCGTCATGCGCCCCCGCGTGTCCAGGCTGGAGAAGGCCCAGGCCGTGCTGCGCGCCTTCACCTTCCAGGGCCGGCCCTACGACTTCAACTTCGACTTCTTCTCCGACCAGAGCCTGGTGTGCACGGAGCTGGTGTGGAAGTCCTACGCCCCCTCCCAGGAGATGAAGGGCCTGCGCGTGCCCCTGGTGGACGTGGCCGGCCGCCGCACCCTCCCCGCCAACGAGCTGGTCCGCCTCTTCGACGCGGAGTATGGCCGGCCCGACCGGCAGCTGGACTTCGTGGCCTTCCTGGACGGCCGGGAGGCAGAGGGCGCCGCAATGGAGGCGGACGCGTCCGCATTCCGTTACAGCTATCGCCGGGCAAAGTGGGACATCGCCCAGGAGTAG
- the trxB gene encoding thioredoxin-disulfide reductase, protein MAEEKINKVTIIGSGPAGYTAAIYAARANLQPVVFAGGPTLDHPQRVPGGQLMVTTDVENYPGFPEAITGPELMDRFQKQAERFGTVIHMENVVKVDFSQRPFLIQGESVSYRSETVIISTGATAKWLGVKGEDAYKNRGVSACATCDGAFFKKQDVLVVGGGDTAMEEATYLAKIVNHVTVVHRRDSLRASKVMQERALQNPKISFLWNSAVEEVVGGPKGMTGAVVRNLKTGDSQLMNVTGLFVAIGHTPNTELFQGILETHQGGYLKTIPGSTRTNIEGVFACGDVQDSYYRQAITAAGTGCMAAIDAERWLIEHGE, encoded by the coding sequence GTGGCGGAGGAGAAGATCAACAAGGTGACCATCATCGGCTCGGGGCCGGCGGGCTACACCGCGGCCATCTACGCCGCGCGTGCCAACCTGCAGCCCGTCGTTTTCGCCGGAGGCCCCACGCTGGACCACCCGCAGCGGGTGCCGGGCGGGCAGCTCATGGTGACGACCGACGTGGAGAACTACCCGGGCTTCCCGGAGGCCATCACCGGCCCGGAGCTCATGGACCGCTTCCAGAAGCAGGCGGAGCGCTTCGGCACCGTCATCCACATGGAGAACGTGGTGAAGGTGGACTTCTCCCAGCGCCCCTTCCTCATCCAGGGGGAGAGCGTGAGCTACCGCTCGGAGACGGTCATCATCTCCACCGGCGCCACGGCGAAGTGGCTGGGCGTCAAGGGCGAGGACGCCTACAAGAACCGGGGCGTGTCCGCGTGCGCCACGTGTGACGGCGCCTTCTTCAAGAAGCAGGACGTCCTCGTGGTCGGCGGTGGCGACACGGCCATGGAAGAGGCCACGTACCTGGCGAAAATCGTCAACCACGTCACCGTCGTCCACCGCCGCGACTCGCTGCGCGCCTCCAAGGTGATGCAGGAGCGCGCGCTGCAGAACCCGAAGATCTCCTTCCTGTGGAACTCCGCGGTGGAAGAGGTCGTCGGCGGCCCCAAGGGCATGACGGGCGCGGTGGTGCGCAACCTCAAGACGGGCGACAGCCAGCTCATGAACGTCACTGGCCTGTTCGTGGCCATCGGCCACACGCCGAACACGGAGCTGTTCCAGGGCATCCTGGAGACGCACCAGGGCGGCTACCTCAAGACGATTCCGGGCAGCACCCGCACCAACATCGAAGGCGTGTTCGCCTGCGGTGACGTGCAGGACAGCTACTACCGCCAGGCCATCACCGCCGCCGGTACCGGCTGCATGGCGGCCATCGACGCCGAGCGCTGGCTCATCGAGCACGGCGAGTAG
- a CDS encoding CoA-binding protein produces MSWEQNLVEDEAGVERVVQGARRVAVLGIKTEQQSGQPAFYVPDYLARAGVDVVPVPVYYPDVTHILGKPVFRRLADVPGDVDLVDVFRRPQDIDAHVDDIIAKRPKAVWFQSGIRNDAAAEKLAKAGIQVVQDRCLMVDHRRYGKR; encoded by the coding sequence ATGAGCTGGGAACAGAACCTCGTCGAGGATGAAGCGGGCGTGGAGCGCGTGGTGCAGGGCGCGCGGCGGGTGGCGGTGCTGGGCATCAAGACCGAGCAGCAGTCGGGCCAGCCGGCCTTCTACGTACCGGACTACCTGGCGCGGGCCGGCGTGGACGTGGTGCCCGTGCCCGTCTACTACCCGGACGTGACGCACATCCTCGGCAAGCCGGTGTTCCGGCGGCTGGCGGACGTGCCCGGCGATGTGGACCTGGTGGACGTGTTCCGGCGGCCCCAGGACATCGACGCGCACGTGGACGACATCATCGCCAAGAGGCCGAAGGCGGTGTGGTTCCAGTCCGGCATCCGCAACGACGCCGCGGCGGAGAAGCTGGCGAAGGCGGGCATCCAGGTGGTGCAGGACCGCTGCCTGATGGTGGACCACCGGCGCTACGGCAAGCGCTGA